ACGGCTTCGTGAGCGGACCGGCGTATGGCACGCCGATCGAGTGGTGGTACGACGCGCTGGGCGATCCCCTGTATCTGCTGCCATACGCGCTCTGCTTCTGCGTGGCGGCGCTTGCGCTCAACCGGTGGGCAAGCTTGTGGTCTGCGGCCGCGCAAGGGGAGAAGGGCGGACAGCGCGAGAAGGGCCGCCGTCGGGGGCTTGCCCTGCCAAACCGAGGGGGCGGTCACCCATGCGCGTGATTGGCACGGTCAACGTGCTGAAAGACGCGGACGTACAGCATGCCATGGTCTCCGCGTCGTGGGCGATCATGGGCGCGGGTGCGGCAATCGCCCTCGTGCTGTGGCTCGTGTCACTCGCGTCTGGCAGGCACGTGCTTGAGCCTGTGGGCCCGGGCTGGGTGCTGGGCCTTGTGGTGGCGTCGGCCGTCGCGCTTCCCGTGCACGAGCTGGTGCATGCCGCGGCCTTCGTGATCCTGGGCTCGAGCGACGTCCACGTGAGCTTTGGCATCAAGGACTTCATGCTCTATACCTCTGCAAATGGCGCGGTGCTTCCCCGTGGGCGCTTCATGGCGGTGCTGCTTGCGCCATCCGTCGTGGTCACGGCGCTGTTCGTGCTGGCGGGA
This sequence is a window from Parafannyhessea umbonata. Protein-coding genes within it:
- a CDS encoding DUF3267 domain-containing protein, which produces MRVIGTVNVLKDADVQHAMVSASWAIMGAGAAIALVLWLVSLASGRHVLEPVGPGWVLGLVVASAVALPVHELVHAAAFVILGSSDVHVSFGIKDFMLYTSANGAVLPRGRFMAVLLAPSVVVTALFVLAGCVWHAPLFALLGGAFHLAGCTGDLDMVRIIALTPAATFVRDSPAGVDLLSEE